A stretch of the Clostridium botulinum genome encodes the following:
- the isdE gene encoding heme ABC transporter substrate-binding protein IsdE, whose amino-acid sequence MRKKVLSLLMVTVMSFGLVACGSKNSTKQTNATETKSEDTRIIAGSMAVAEMLAKLDVKIVGRPTTQYDISDKVKPVPEIGLPMNPDLERIKALKPNVYVTSGALEEMIGDRLKENKINTIFCNLDSYDSVKDTIKTISAKFNKKENGEKLIKEINDKETKILKDVNKNKKVKVMILFGAPGHFMLSTKNSFAGSIIEKLGAENIANKANLKGQYVPFSLETALKENPDIIFRMYHGYIDEAKKQVNEEFKTNSQWKQFKAVKENKIYDLDPKYFGVTGDIKIADSLEKMKDYLYK is encoded by the coding sequence ATGAGAAAAAAAGTTTTATCTCTATTAATGGTTACAGTAATGAGTTTTGGACTAGTTGCATGCGGAAGTAAAAATAGTACTAAACAGACAAATGCTACTGAAACAAAAAGTGAAGATACAAGGATAATTGCAGGAAGTATGGCTGTAGCAGAAATGTTAGCAAAATTAGATGTTAAAATTGTAGGAAGACCTACAACTCAGTATGATATATCAGATAAGGTAAAGCCAGTACCTGAAATTGGACTACCTATGAATCCAGATTTAGAAAGAATTAAAGCGTTAAAACCAAATGTATATGTAACTTCTGGAGCTTTAGAAGAGATGATAGGAGATAGATTAAAGGAAAATAAAATAAACACTATATTTTGTAATTTAGATTCTTATGATTCCGTAAAGGATACTATAAAAACTATTTCAGCAAAGTTTAATAAGAAAGAAAATGGAGAAAAATTAATTAAAGAAATTAATGATAAAGAAACTAAGATATTAAAAGACGTTAATAAAAATAAAAAAGTTAAAGTAATGATTTTATTTGGAGCTCCAGGACACTTTATGTTATCTACTAAAAATTCTTTTGCTGGAAGCATAATAGAAAAATTAGGAGCAGAAAATATTGCAAATAAAGCAAATCTTAAAGGACAATATGTACCATTTTCATTAGAAACTGCATTAAAAGAAAATCCAGATATAATTTTTAGAATGTACCATGGATATATAGATGAAGCAAAAAAGCAAGTTAATGAAGAATTTAAAACAAATTCTCAATGGAAACAGTTTAAAGCAGTAAAAGAAAATAAAATATATGATTTAGATCCAAAGTATTTTGGAGTTACAGGAGATATAAAAATAGCAGATTCATTAGAAAAAATGAAGGATTATTTATATAAATAA
- a CDS encoding NEAT domain-containing protein — translation MKKNFLKVLTVGVLAGGVMFSSVQAFAQTGNNNRPLKLESSVQLAKNDSLKDGTYTVSIQVLKEKDNDLSMAGQYIGQNIKLDVKNGVIYANVDITRLDWMKNINIFVDGSDVKYETSKKGSQAGTLRFKIPSTKAKIMFKMNVVPMGNARVAFRVVMQNDVKAVSGSATINNTSQKNSVDNKKDDKNSNTTDKKELPQTGLPITQAELPMLGGLTTIAGMFLLKKKNK, via the coding sequence ATGAAGAAAAATTTTTTAAAGGTTTTAACAGTAGGAGTTTTAGCTGGAGGGGTTATGTTTTCCTCAGTACAAGCTTTTGCGCAAACAGGAAATAATAATCGCCCATTAAAATTAGAAAGCTCTGTACAATTAGCGAAAAACGATTCTTTAAAAGATGGAACATACACTGTAAGTATACAAGTTTTAAAAGAGAAAGATAATGATTTATCAATGGCAGGTCAATATATAGGACAAAATATTAAATTAGATGTAAAAAATGGAGTTATATATGCAAATGTTGATATTACAAGATTAGATTGGATGAAAAACATAAATATATTTGTTGATGGTTCAGATGTAAAATATGAAACATCTAAAAAAGGTAGTCAAGCAGGAACTTTAAGATTTAAGATTCCAAGTACAAAAGCTAAGATAATGTTTAAGATGAATGTAGTTCCAATGGGAAATGCAAGAGTTGCTTTTAGAGTAGTAATGCAAAATGATGTGAAGGCAGTAAGTGGATCAGCTACAATAAATAATACATCACAAAAAAATTCAGTAGATAATAAGAAAGATGATAAAAATAGCAATACAACTGATAAAAAAGAATTACCACAAACAGGACTTCCAATTACTCAAGCGGAATTACCAATGCTTGGTGGATTAACTACTATTGCAGGAATGTTCTTATTGAAGAAAAAAAATAAATAG
- a CDS encoding NEAT domain-containing protein — MDIFQKINKGVGVAATAIIIAGGIPQVTQAMDNVNTVPKLEAKSICKNIENSIKNGTYEVDKLNVNLYSNMNAVPQKDSKVLDEKKSIEKSRKNKLEDNASKDQQKSLKSKKIKKENVQSQLKSEETKVKIKTLKAENDEPSMSGTYLEKEAKYIKENGKIYCEIKLLAVDWMKNIKIDVDGNEAKHTVKETGKTQVMGMEHKGGIIRFEVPRVNPKLTFHMYVVPMTSNVTFRVVGEEQNQDQTKPVEKPKENETKPDTKPTTKPTDSQVKPEEKPTGNEVKPNKPEEKPVKQVDVTTKPDTNKPKSEETKVKIKTLKAENDEPSMSGTYLEKEAKYIKENGKIYCEIKLLAVDWMKNIKIDVDGNEAKHTVKETGKTQVMGMEHKGGIIRFEVPRVNPKLTFHMYVVPMTSNVTFRVVGEEQNQDQTKPVEKPKENETKPDTKPTTKPTDSQVKPEEKPTGNEVKPNKPEEKPVKQVDVTTKPDTNKPKSEETKVKIKTLKAENDEPSMSGTYLEKEAKYIKENGKIYCEIKLLAVDWMKNIKIDVDGNEAKHTVKETGKTQVMGMEHKGGIIRFEVPRVNPKLTFHMYVVPMTSNVTFRVVGEEQNQDQTKPVEKPKENETKPDTKPTIKPTDSQVKPKEKPTGNEVKPNKPEEKPVKPVEVTTKPDNKPNSIIDIMKSGVYEIKSVFEVKNEEEKEIISKHLDKNINLEIENKKSYVVLKIKGKKDSIKQIIVDGNKAEVEVVEQNVIKKNRLSTKNTLSLMNAKSDEETTTIRFNIPKIDSNVQVELYDEESKKDIKFKLKLYMSNHGNIDENSKPQPKPQEKPQSNQTKPVENTKEQVKKQKTKQIKVKVLKEKSNESSMAGEYLDKNVIYTEKDSKRFFTLTVNRIDWMKNIAVSVNGRDVSYDKKESGQTAELTFEVGSENSEVILHMNVVPMGNARVAFRVIKDNSSSSTKPTTGKTEDKNEQNQKYKEKQKDKDKLKINANEDGMYRVNINALKKDSDEPSMAGQYLNGIADYEVKEGTKYLTVTLNRMDWMKNVAVYVNGDKKKYEEKSIGKNRSEIKFETDGIGAEVKLEMNVVPMGNSRVTFRVVPKKSSLELIKKYKDSSNKKEDVKDNKTTTNDKDNKNKDGLDNKHDSEKDNQKSSVSKPSASNEDNKTNNDLIKTSKEDNKNISSNKDGLYEINIKTLKENNNESSMAGTYLGNKARIQIKNGKKYTIVTLDRSDWMKNIDVLVNGKSVKYDVINVKSSANGEKTTTIKFEVPELNSEIKFKMNVEPMGNSRVTFRVVMQKDTLRFLQGNEYDPNKAEEYLNNLANETQGNKDYKSGLNTSNTSKNTNSPELSQKKLPKTGLPFGGGLIATIGSALSGLGFTLMKKNKKRGE; from the coding sequence ATGGATATATTTCAAAAAATAAATAAAGGTGTAGGTGTAGCAGCGACGGCAATTATAATAGCTGGAGGAATTCCTCAGGTAACACAAGCTATGGATAATGTAAATACCGTACCTAAATTAGAAGCAAAGTCCATATGTAAAAACATTGAAAATTCTATTAAGAACGGAACGTATGAAGTTGATAAGTTAAATGTGAATTTATATTCTAATATGAACGCAGTTCCACAAAAGGATAGCAAAGTATTAGATGAAAAGAAATCAATTGAAAAATCTAGAAAAAATAAATTAGAAGATAATGCGAGTAAGGATCAACAAAAATCACTAAAGTCAAAAAAAATAAAAAAGGAAAATGTACAATCTCAACTAAAATCAGAAGAAACAAAAGTAAAAATAAAAACATTAAAGGCAGAAAATGATGAACCATCAATGTCAGGAACATACTTAGAAAAAGAAGCAAAATATATAAAAGAAAATGGAAAGATATATTGTGAAATTAAACTATTGGCAGTTGATTGGATGAAAAATATAAAGATAGATGTAGATGGAAATGAAGCTAAACATACTGTAAAGGAAACAGGCAAAACACAAGTTATGGGAATGGAGCATAAAGGAGGAATTATAAGATTTGAGGTTCCAAGGGTAAATCCTAAACTAACATTCCATATGTATGTAGTACCAATGACTAGTAATGTTACATTTAGAGTAGTAGGGGAAGAACAAAATCAAGATCAAACTAAACCAGTAGAAAAGCCAAAAGAGAATGAGACAAAACCAGATACTAAGCCAACAACAAAACCAACAGATAGTCAAGTGAAACCAGAAGAAAAACCAACTGGAAATGAGGTTAAACCAAATAAACCGGAAGAAAAACCTGTTAAGCAAGTTGATGTAACAACGAAACCAGATACTAATAAACCGAAATCAGAAGAAACAAAAGTAAAAATAAAAACATTAAAGGCAGAAAATGATGAACCATCAATGTCAGGAACATACTTAGAAAAAGAAGCAAAATATATAAAAGAAAATGGAAAGATATATTGTGAAATTAAACTATTGGCAGTTGATTGGATGAAAAATATAAAGATAGATGTAGATGGAAATGAAGCTAAACATACTGTAAAGGAAACAGGCAAAACACAAGTTATGGGAATGGAGCATAAAGGAGGAATTATAAGATTTGAGGTTCCAAGGGTAAATCCTAAACTAACATTCCATATGTATGTAGTACCAATGACTAGTAATGTTACATTTAGAGTAGTAGGGGAAGAACAAAATCAAGATCAAACTAAACCAGTAGAAAAGCCAAAAGAGAATGAGACAAAACCAGATACTAAGCCAACAACAAAACCAACAGATAGTCAAGTGAAACCAGAAGAAAAACCAACTGGAAATGAGGTTAAACCAAATAAACCGGAAGAAAAACCTGTTAAGCAAGTTGATGTAACAACGAAACCAGATACTAATAAACCGAAATCAGAAGAAACAAAAGTAAAAATAAAAACATTAAAGGCAGAAAATGATGAACCATCAATGTCAGGAACATACTTAGAAAAAGAAGCAAAATATATAAAAGAAAATGGAAAGATATATTGTGAAATTAAACTATTGGCAGTTGATTGGATGAAAAATATAAAGATAGATGTAGATGGAAATGAAGCTAAACATACTGTAAAGGAAACAGGCAAAACACAAGTTATGGGAATGGAGCATAAAGGAGGAATTATAAGATTTGAGGTTCCAAGGGTAAATCCTAAACTAACATTCCATATGTATGTAGTACCAATGACTAGTAATGTTACATTTAGAGTAGTAGGGGAAGAACAAAATCAAGATCAAACTAAACCAGTAGAAAAGCCAAAAGAGAATGAGACAAAACCAGATACTAAGCCAACAATAAAACCAACAGATAGTCAAGTAAAACCAAAAGAAAAACCAACTGGAAATGAGGTTAAACCAAATAAACCGGAAGAAAAACCTGTTAAACCAGTTGAGGTAACAACGAAGCCAGATAATAAACCAAATTCCATAATAGATATTATGAAATCAGGAGTTTATGAAATTAAAAGTGTGTTTGAAGTTAAAAATGAAGAAGAAAAGGAAATAATAAGTAAACACTTAGATAAAAATATAAATTTAGAAATAGAAAATAAAAAATCATATGTGGTATTAAAAATAAAGGGTAAAAAAGATAGTATAAAACAAATTATAGTAGATGGTAATAAGGCTGAAGTTGAAGTTGTAGAGCAAAATGTTATAAAGAAAAATAGATTGTCTACAAAAAATACATTATCACTAATGAATGCTAAATCTGATGAAGAAACTACCACTATAAGATTTAATATTCCTAAAATAGATTCAAATGTTCAAGTAGAACTGTATGATGAAGAATCTAAAAAGGATATTAAATTTAAACTTAAACTATATATGAGTAATCATGGAAATATAGATGAAAATTCAAAACCACAGCCAAAGCCACAAGAGAAACCACAATCTAATCAAACAAAACCAGTAGAAAATACAAAAGAACAAGTAAAGAAACAAAAAACAAAACAAATAAAAGTAAAAGTATTAAAAGAAAAGTCAAATGAATCATCAATGGCAGGGGAATATTTAGATAAGAATGTTATTTATACAGAAAAAGATAGTAAGAGATTTTTTACACTGACAGTAAATAGAATAGACTGGATGAAAAATATAGCAGTATCAGTGAATGGAAGAGATGTAAGTTATGATAAAAAAGAATCAGGACAAACAGCTGAGCTAACATTTGAAGTTGGAAGTGAGAATTCAGAAGTAATATTACACATGAATGTAGTGCCAATGGGGAATGCAAGAGTAGCTTTTAGAGTAATAAAAGATAATTCAAGTTCTAGTACTAAACCAACTACAGGTAAAACGGAAGATAAAAATGAACAAAATCAAAAATATAAAGAAAAGCAAAAAGATAAAGATAAACTTAAAATTAATGCAAATGAAGATGGAATGTATAGAGTAAACATTAATGCTTTAAAGAAAGATTCAGATGAACCATCAATGGCAGGACAATATCTAAATGGGATTGCTGACTATGAAGTTAAAGAGGGAACTAAGTATCTTACAGTGACTTTAAATAGAATGGATTGGATGAAAAATGTTGCTGTATATGTTAATGGAGATAAAAAGAAGTATGAAGAAAAGTCTATTGGAAAGAACAGAAGTGAAATTAAGTTTGAAACAGATGGTATAGGAGCTGAAGTTAAGCTTGAAATGAATGTAGTACCAATGGGAAATTCAAGAGTTACATTTAGAGTTGTTCCTAAAAAGAGCTCTCTTGAATTAATAAAAAAATATAAGGATTCATCAAATAAAAAAGAAGATGTTAAAGATAATAAGACAACTACTAATGATAAAGATAATAAAAATAAAGATGGATTAGATAATAAACACGATAGTGAAAAAGACAATCAAAAAAGTAGCGTATCAAAACCTAGTGCTAGTAATGAAGATAATAAAACTAATAATGATTTAATAAAGACATCTAAAGAAGATAATAAAAATATAAGTTCTAATAAGGACGGATTGTATGAAATAAATATAAAAACATTAAAAGAAAATAATAATGAGTCATCAATGGCGGGAACTTATTTAGGAAATAAGGCAAGAATTCAAATTAAAAACGGTAAAAAATATACCATAGTAACACTAGATAGAAGTGATTGGATGAAGAATATCGATGTGTTGGTAAATGGTAAAAGTGTGAAATATGATGTTATTAATGTAAAATCATCTGCTAATGGAGAAAAAACTACAACAATTAAATTTGAAGTACCAGAATTAAATTCTGAAATTAAATTTAAAATGAACGTAGAGCCAATGGGAAATTCAAGAGTTACATTTAGAGTTGTAATGCAGAAAGATACACTTAGATTTTTGCAGGGAAATGAGTATGATCCAAATAAGGCAGAAGAATATTTAAATAATTTAGCAAATGAAACACAAGGAAATAAGGATTATAAAAGTGGATTAAATACATCGAATACTAGTAAAAACACAAATTCACCAGAATTATCACAAAAGAAATTACCTAAGACAGGATTACCTTTTGGTGGAGGGCTAATTGCAACAATAGGAAGTGCTTTATCTGGACTTGGTTTTACATTAATGAAAAAAAATAAGAAAAGGGGAGAATAA